The following are encoded together in the Bacillus cereus group sp. RP43 genome:
- the gerLA gene encoding spore germination protein GerLA, translating to MGKLLELKGNLFEVMKEIRDELGSPNDLTIREVALAGSITRCAVVFLCGLTDKDNVYKYVVRTLQYEEIPNETAVVQTLLDRFISIAEVGMKTTFPDIINAILAGDTVILIDNIQTAIVINSRAWEKRSLESPVTEDLIRGPRIGLNEDINVNKMLIRRSLRDPKLRFQSYIMGKRSQKEVTLVYIEDIINPYIVDELDRRLQSIVTDVILETGTIEQLIQDNNLSPFPQFLNTERPDNIVAALAKGKAAILVDGSPFALIAPLVFVDIFQSVEDHYERWVIGTLLRILRMGSGIAAVLLPATYVALVSYHQGLIPSKLAYSIAGAREGVPFPAYIETLMMALTMELIREAGIRLPKPMGQTIGIVGGLVIGEAAVNAGIVNPFLVIIIAVTAIATFSLPVYSITITFRILLFVFVLAATAFGLYGIILALIALAVHITNLKSVGVPYTTPIAPAFYKDWKEELIRMPKSMLKERPEYLQTKDPTLRPKERE from the coding sequence GTGGGGAAATTGTTAGAGCTAAAAGGTAACTTGTTTGAAGTTATGAAGGAAATTAGAGATGAGTTAGGTTCACCTAATGATTTAACAATTAGAGAAGTTGCTCTTGCTGGTAGCATTACACGTTGTGCGGTTGTTTTTTTATGTGGATTGACAGATAAGGATAATGTTTATAAATACGTAGTTCGTACACTTCAATATGAAGAAATACCAAATGAAACAGCTGTGGTTCAAACATTATTGGATCGTTTTATTTCTATTGCAGAAGTCGGTATGAAGACAACGTTTCCAGACATTATAAATGCGATTTTAGCAGGAGACACAGTTATATTAATTGATAATATTCAAACCGCTATTGTCATTAATAGCCGAGCATGGGAAAAAAGAAGTCTAGAATCTCCAGTAACAGAAGATTTAATACGTGGACCAAGAATTGGATTGAATGAAGATATTAACGTAAATAAGATGTTAATTCGCCGCAGCTTACGTGATCCGAAGTTAAGGTTTCAATCCTATATTATGGGGAAGCGATCGCAAAAAGAAGTAACTTTAGTCTATATAGAGGATATTATTAACCCTTATATTGTAGACGAATTAGATCGACGGCTTCAATCAATAGTGACAGACGTTATTCTTGAGACAGGAACGATTGAGCAATTAATTCAAGACAATAATTTATCACCATTCCCGCAATTTTTGAATACAGAAAGACCTGATAATATAGTGGCTGCACTAGCGAAAGGAAAAGCGGCCATTTTAGTGGACGGATCACCATTTGCTCTTATCGCTCCACTAGTGTTTGTTGATATTTTTCAATCTGTAGAAGATCATTATGAGCGCTGGGTAATTGGTACGTTATTAAGAATTTTACGTATGGGATCAGGTATTGCTGCTGTTTTACTACCTGCCACGTATGTAGCGCTTGTTTCGTATCATCAAGGGCTTATTCCCTCTAAATTAGCTTATTCTATTGCGGGAGCGAGAGAAGGAGTGCCATTTCCGGCATATATTGAAACGTTAATGATGGCATTAACGATGGAATTAATAAGAGAAGCTGGAATTAGACTGCCGAAACCGATGGGACAAACGATTGGGATTGTAGGTGGTCTTGTAATTGGAGAAGCAGCGGTGAATGCAGGGATTGTGAATCCGTTCTTAGTTATTATTATTGCAGTTACTGCGATTGCTACATTTTCACTTCCTGTATATAGCATTACAATTACGTTTCGAATTTTACTTTTTGTCTTTGTATTAGCAGCGACTGCTTTTGGGTTGTACGGAATCATTTTAGCCCTTATTGCACTTGCGGTTCATATCACGAATTTGAAGAGTGTCGGAGTGCCATATACAACGCCTATTGCTCCTGCATTTTATAAAGATTGGAAAGAAGAACTTATTCGTATGCCAAAATCGATGTTGAAAGAGAGACCGGAATATTTACAAACGAAAGACCCTACATTACGTCCAAAGGAGCGAGAGTAA
- a CDS encoding sodium:solute symporter has translation MTALLIIILFLFLALFLGIRAQHGKDMNLEQWSVGGRGFGTIFVFLLMAGEIYTTFTFLGGSGWAYSKGAPTFYILGYGALAYILSYFLLPPVWKYAKEHNLVSQSDFFAKKYKSKALGIIVSIIGVVSIIPYLVLQLKGLGIIVSEASYGRVSPVVAVWIGAIVITIYVMVSGIHGSAWTAALKDIMILFIVMFLGIYLPYHYYGGFQPMFEAVEAAKPGFLSLPEEGMSISWFVSTIILTALGFYMWPHTFASAFSAKNEKVFRKNAAIMPLYSLVLLFVFFAGFAAILQVPGLKGADVDLSLFRLALQTFDPWFIGIIGSAGVLTALVPGSMLVMAASTLLAKNIYRTMVPSASDRQVAKAAKLFVPVVTLVAVLFTFKGGETIGALLLMGYSIVTQLFPALVCSLFPRQIITKQGAIAGMGVGLLVVAYITLSGSTIATMFPGFPQYIKDLNVGIVALLINIIVMFIVSGFTKSVSIKTDNIIVEK, from the coding sequence ATGACAGCATTACTTATCATTATTTTATTTTTATTTCTAGCACTATTTTTAGGGATTCGGGCACAACATGGAAAAGATATGAATTTAGAGCAATGGTCAGTTGGGGGAAGAGGGTTTGGGACCATTTTCGTATTTCTCCTTATGGCAGGAGAAATTTATACGACATTTACATTTTTAGGAGGAAGTGGCTGGGCGTATAGTAAAGGAGCTCCTACTTTTTATATTTTAGGATATGGAGCACTAGCTTATATTTTATCGTATTTTTTATTGCCGCCGGTTTGGAAGTATGCCAAAGAGCATAACCTTGTTTCACAGTCGGATTTTTTTGCGAAGAAATATAAGAGTAAGGCACTTGGAATAATCGTTTCAATTATTGGTGTTGTTTCTATCATTCCATATCTTGTTTTGCAGCTAAAGGGATTAGGAATTATCGTTTCGGAGGCATCTTATGGCAGAGTATCACCGGTTGTTGCAGTTTGGATTGGTGCTATTGTTATAACTATATATGTAATGGTTTCAGGTATACATGGTTCGGCTTGGACAGCTGCTTTGAAGGATATTATGATACTATTCATCGTTATGTTTTTAGGTATATATTTACCGTATCATTATTATGGAGGATTTCAGCCGATGTTCGAAGCTGTAGAAGCTGCGAAACCAGGGTTTTTATCTTTACCTGAAGAAGGAATGAGTATTTCTTGGTTTGTTTCTACTATTATATTAACGGCCCTCGGTTTCTACATGTGGCCTCATACATTTGCCTCTGCTTTCTCTGCAAAAAATGAAAAAGTATTTCGTAAAAATGCGGCAATCATGCCACTGTATTCTTTAGTTTTGCTTTTCGTATTCTTTGCAGGGTTTGCTGCTATATTACAAGTTCCAGGATTAAAGGGAGCGGATGTAGACCTTTCGTTATTCCGTCTTGCTCTTCAAACTTTTGATCCTTGGTTTATTGGGATTATTGGTAGTGCGGGGGTATTAACGGCGTTAGTTCCAGGTTCCATGCTTGTTATGGCCGCTTCCACACTATTGGCAAAAAATATTTATCGAACAATGGTGCCATCTGCTTCAGATAGACAAGTTGCTAAAGCTGCAAAATTATTTGTGCCCGTAGTAACGCTCGTAGCAGTATTGTTTACATTTAAAGGAGGAGAAACAATAGGGGCACTTCTTTTAATGGGATACAGTATAGTGACACAACTTTTCCCTGCGCTTGTATGTAGTTTGTTTCCTCGGCAAATTATTACGAAGCAAGGAGCGATTGCAGGGATGGGGGTTGGGCTGTTAGTTGTTGCATATATCACCTTATCTGGTTCTACTATAGCTACAATGTTTCCGGGTTTCCCGCAATATATAAAAGATTTGAATGTAGGTATAGTCGCATTGTTAATTAATATTATTGTGATGTTTATAGTTAGTGGATTTACGAAAAGTGTATCTATAAAGACAGACAATATAATAGTAGAAAAGTAA
- a CDS encoding DUF3311 domain-containing protein, producing MKKIHVLALIPVFCLVVGPIFANSVTPYVLGMPFLLFWVLLSVFITSLCMGLVYVFDPANKGDVK from the coding sequence ATGAAGAAAATACACGTGCTAGCACTTATTCCAGTGTTTTGTTTAGTAGTTGGACCAATATTTGCGAATTCAGTTACTCCTTACGTATTGGGGATGCCATTTTTATTATTTTGGGTATTATTATCAGTGTTTATTACGTCTCTTTGTATGGGGCTTGTGTACGTATTCGATCCTGCTAATAAGGGGGATGTAAAATGA
- a CDS encoding amidohydrolase, translated as MDVAKELVLSKDQLIEWRRHFHKYPELSFQEEKTSQFVFDILRKIPYLEVSRPTKYSVMARLIGKHPGKTIAVRADMDALPIHEENKFDFISTYPGVMHACGHDGHMAILLGVVHNLVEEREKVKGEIRFLFQHAEENFPGGAEEMVAAGVMEGVDYIIGAHLWASLEVGKVGVIYGPAMAAPDVFKITIEGKGGHAGIPHETVDSIVIGTQVVSHIQQIVSRLTNPLDSLVVSVTQFHAGTTHNVIPEQAEIEGTVRSLRHELREETEKKIERIVKHITESYGAKYTFSYEYGYRPVVNDYEVTEIIEHTALQLYGMDRVVRLQPTMAGEDFSAFLQKAPGTFFFIGAGNKEKGIIYPHHHPRFTIDEDALPIGVEVFVSSIMNFINKGE; from the coding sequence ATGGATGTCGCAAAGGAACTTGTTTTATCAAAAGATCAGTTGATTGAGTGGAGAAGGCATTTTCATAAGTATCCAGAGTTATCTTTTCAAGAGGAAAAAACATCTCAATTTGTATTCGACATACTTCGGAAAATCCCGTATTTAGAAGTCTCAAGGCCTACTAAATATAGTGTAATGGCAAGGCTAATTGGTAAGCATCCTGGTAAAACCATCGCGGTTCGTGCTGATATGGATGCTCTTCCTATTCATGAAGAAAATAAGTTTGATTTTATTTCTACATATCCAGGTGTGATGCATGCGTGTGGTCACGACGGTCACATGGCAATATTGCTTGGTGTAGTACATAACTTGGTAGAGGAAAGAGAGAAAGTTAAAGGAGAGATTCGCTTTTTATTTCAACATGCAGAAGAAAACTTTCCGGGCGGTGCAGAGGAAATGGTCGCGGCAGGTGTAATGGAAGGTGTCGATTATATTATTGGTGCTCACCTATGGGCGTCGTTAGAGGTTGGTAAAGTAGGTGTAATTTATGGTCCGGCGATGGCGGCACCGGATGTTTTTAAAATTACGATAGAGGGGAAAGGTGGACATGCTGGAATTCCTCATGAAACAGTTGATAGTATTGTAATCGGTACACAAGTCGTTTCGCATATTCAGCAAATTGTATCTCGTCTCACGAATCCGTTAGATTCTCTCGTAGTATCTGTTACGCAATTTCATGCCGGGACAACTCATAATGTAATTCCAGAACAAGCAGAAATTGAAGGGACAGTGAGGAGTTTAAGGCATGAGTTACGAGAAGAAACAGAGAAGAAGATTGAACGGATTGTGAAACATATTACTGAATCCTACGGAGCAAAATATACATTTTCTTATGAATATGGATATCGACCAGTTGTGAATGACTATGAAGTGACAGAGATTATTGAACATACGGCATTACAGCTTTATGGAATGGACCGGGTTGTTCGTTTGCAGCCAACGATGGCTGGAGAAGATTTTTCAGCATTTTTACAAAAGGCACCAGGGACATTCTTTTTTATCGGAGCAGGAAATAAAGAGAAGGGAATTATATACCCTCATCATCACCCTCGTTTTACGATTGACGAAGATGCATTACCAATTGGAGTGGAAGTCTTCGTGTCATCCATTATGAATTTTATAAATAAAGGAGAATGA
- a CDS encoding C39 family peptidase, with amino-acid sequence MKKLKYIFIFGIIFAVVFFFEKDKIMQKAQELRLDLFSEMKESAMITEVPFIRQLPELPRGCEVTSLAMLLQHKGVQVDKMQLASEIHRVPFKQNDLHGNPYEGFVGNIYTKAEPGYGVYNQPIFNLAEKYIPEKVINLTGRDVQDLYKVISSGSPVWVIINTTFKPLAESSFETWNTSSGKVKITYYEHSVVVIGYDQNFVYVNDPLANNPRKAVPRAEFEKAWEQMGKQAITIL; translated from the coding sequence ATGAAAAAGTTAAAATATATTTTTATTTTCGGTATTATATTTGCGGTCGTGTTTTTTTTCGAGAAAGATAAAATTATGCAAAAGGCACAAGAATTACGGTTAGACCTTTTCTCTGAGATGAAAGAAAGTGCAATGATTACAGAGGTTCCGTTTATTAGACAGTTACCTGAATTACCTAGAGGTTGTGAAGTGACAAGTTTAGCTATGCTACTACAACATAAAGGTGTACAAGTAGATAAGATGCAACTTGCTAGTGAAATTCATCGCGTCCCATTTAAGCAAAATGATTTGCATGGAAATCCTTATGAGGGATTCGTTGGAAATATTTATACGAAAGCTGAGCCGGGATACGGTGTATATAATCAACCGATTTTTAATTTAGCAGAAAAGTATATTCCTGAAAAAGTAATTAATTTAACGGGCAGAGACGTGCAAGATCTATATAAAGTAATTAGTTCTGGTTCTCCGGTATGGGTAATTATTAATACAACGTTTAAACCATTAGCTGAAAGTAGTTTTGAAACATGGAATACGAGTTCAGGTAAAGTGAAAATTACATATTATGAGCATAGTGTTGTAGTAATTGGATATGATCAAAACTTTGTATATGTAAATGATCCTCTTGCAAACAATCCGCGAAAAGCCGTTCCTCGTGCTGAATTTGAAAAGGCATGGGAGCAAATGGGGAAACAAGCAATTACTATTTTATAA
- a CDS encoding cytochrome aa3 quinol oxidase subunit II encodes MQLKKAFWKLASLLPLSLLLFLGGCDKKLAVLNPQGPVAKAQYDLIVWSFLLMSLIIAIVFILFTVILIRYREKPENMDYEPPDQHGNTLLEIIWTVIPVIIVIALSIPTVKATYASEEVPQESKHIKPVEIYVTSANWKWLFSYPEEKIETVNYLNIPAGVPIQFKLTSVGPMNAFWVPELGGMKYTMDGMIMDLYLQADKPGSYLGRSANFSGEGFTHMEFEVEAKTKEKYDKWVKEVQETAPKLTEDKYNEIVKPGVVGRMTFSSHHLSYVDPKSLEYCDYNYYKNKK; translated from the coding sequence GTGCAACTAAAGAAAGCATTTTGGAAGTTAGCTTCGCTTCTTCCGTTATCATTACTTCTGTTCCTCGGTGGCTGTGATAAGAAACTCGCAGTATTAAATCCGCAAGGACCCGTTGCAAAGGCACAGTATGATTTAATTGTTTGGTCATTCTTGCTTATGTCATTAATTATCGCAATTGTATTCATCTTGTTTACAGTCATCTTGATTCGTTATCGTGAAAAACCAGAGAATATGGACTATGAGCCACCTGATCAACATGGTAACACATTATTAGAAATCATTTGGACGGTTATTCCTGTTATTATCGTTATCGCATTATCGATTCCAACAGTTAAGGCAACTTATGCTTCGGAAGAGGTTCCGCAAGAGTCCAAACATATTAAACCAGTTGAAATTTATGTTACATCTGCGAACTGGAAATGGTTATTTAGTTACCCGGAGGAAAAAATTGAAACCGTTAACTATTTAAACATCCCAGCTGGTGTACCAATTCAATTTAAGCTTACTTCTGTAGGTCCAATGAATGCATTCTGGGTTCCAGAACTTGGTGGTATGAAGTACACTATGGATGGCATGATTATGGATTTATATTTACAAGCTGATAAGCCTGGTTCTTACCTAGGCCGTAGTGCGAACTTCTCTGGTGAAGGGTTCACTCATATGGAGTTCGAAGTTGAAGCAAAAACAAAAGAAAAGTATGACAAGTGGGTAAAAGAAGTACAAGAAACTGCTCCTAAACTAACAGAAGATAAGTACAACGAAATTGTTAAACCTGGTGTAGTTGGTCGTATGACATTCTCTAGTCATCACTTAAGTTATGTAGATCCAAAATCACTTGAATATTGTGATTACAACTACTACAAAAACAAAAAATAA
- the qoxB gene encoding cytochrome aa3 quinol oxidase subunit I encodes MKLDEFFVTGDPIIYGADASIVLVTLAIIFVLTKYKKWKWLWDEWLTTVDHKKIGAMYIISAVIMLFRGGMDGLMIRAQLTFPETTYLNAEHYNGIFTTHGTVMILFMAMPFVMGLMNLVVPLQIGARDVAYPFLNALSFWLFFVGAMLFNIAFVIGGSPDAGWTSYFPMAGTEFTSGVGNNYYAIALQISGLGTLMTGINFLVTILKMRTPGMTLMRMPMFTWSILITTVIIIFAFPVLTVALALMTFDRLFDAHFFTMASGGMPMLWANLFWVWGHPEVYIVILPAFGIFSEIISTFSRKRLFGYSAMVYSMVAISLLSFVVWLHHFFTMGAGPAVNSFFSISTMAISIPTGVKIFNWLFTLYKGRIRFTVPMLWSLAFIPNFVVGGVTGVMLGMAAADYQYHNSYFLIAHFHYVLIAGTVFAMLAGFTYWYPKMTGHMLNERLGKWTFWIFMSGFNICFFPMYFLGLDGMTRRMYTYSESLGWGWLNQIASVGAVMMGIGFLILCYNVIWSARHGERDTTGDPWDGRTLEWATQSPVQHYNFAKLPEIKEADAFWFMKKRGETVTPAAEEIKPIHMPSNSGVPIIASLFFGLAGFALVFSWFWIAAIGGVGILGCLIYRSFDYDDGYYVSVDEIKETEHIA; translated from the coding sequence GTGAAGCTTGATGAATTCTTTGTCACAGGTGACCCGATAATTTACGGTGCAGACGCTTCTATCGTTCTTGTGACATTAGCAATCATTTTCGTACTAACAAAGTATAAAAAATGGAAATGGCTTTGGGACGAATGGTTGACAACTGTTGACCATAAAAAAATCGGAGCCATGTATATTATTTCTGCGGTTATAATGTTATTCCGTGGTGGTATGGATGGTTTAATGATCCGTGCACAGTTAACATTCCCAGAAACAACTTATTTAAACGCTGAACACTATAACGGAATCTTTACAACACATGGTACAGTAATGATTCTTTTCATGGCAATGCCATTCGTTATGGGATTAATGAACCTTGTAGTACCATTACAAATTGGTGCTCGTGACGTTGCATATCCGTTCTTAAATGCTTTAAGTTTCTGGTTATTCTTTGTCGGAGCAATGTTATTCAACATCGCTTTCGTAATCGGTGGTTCTCCAGACGCTGGGTGGACTTCTTACTTCCCAATGGCAGGTACAGAGTTTACTTCTGGTGTAGGAAATAACTACTACGCAATTGCATTACAGATTTCAGGTCTCGGTACGCTAATGACCGGTATTAACTTCCTTGTTACTATCTTAAAAATGCGTACACCTGGTATGACGTTAATGAGAATGCCAATGTTTACTTGGTCAATCTTAATTACAACAGTTATCATTATTTTCGCTTTCCCAGTATTAACAGTTGCTCTTGCATTAATGACATTTGACCGTCTATTCGATGCTCACTTCTTTACGATGGCGAGCGGCGGTATGCCGATGTTATGGGCCAACCTATTCTGGGTATGGGGTCACCCTGAAGTATATATCGTTATTTTACCGGCATTCGGTATTTTCTCTGAAATCATTAGTACATTCTCACGTAAACGTCTATTCGGTTACAGTGCGATGGTGTACTCGATGGTTGCAATTTCTTTACTAAGTTTCGTCGTATGGCTTCACCATTTCTTCACTATGGGTGCAGGTCCGGCGGTTAACTCATTCTTCTCGATTTCGACAATGGCGATTTCGATTCCAACCGGTGTTAAGATCTTTAACTGGTTGTTTACACTGTATAAAGGACGTATTCGTTTTACAGTTCCAATGCTTTGGTCATTGGCATTTATTCCAAACTTCGTAGTTGGTGGAGTTACAGGGGTTATGCTTGGAATGGCAGCAGCTGATTATCAATACCATAACAGCTACTTCCTAATTGCTCACTTCCACTACGTATTAATCGCAGGTACAGTATTCGCTATGCTTGCTGGATTCACATACTGGTATCCAAAAATGACAGGTCATATGTTAAATGAACGCCTAGGTAAATGGACATTCTGGATCTTTATGAGCGGATTTAACATCTGTTTCTTCCCAATGTACTTCTTAGGTTTAGACGGTATGACTCGTCGTATGTACACTTACTCTGAAAGTCTTGGATGGGGCTGGCTAAACCAAATCGCATCTGTTGGTGCTGTAATGATGGGTATTGGCTTCCTAATCCTTTGCTATAACGTAATTTGGAGTGCACGTCACGGTGAGCGTGACACAACTGGAGATCCATGGGACGGCCGTACACTTGAATGGGCAACTCAATCTCCTGTACAACATTACAACTTCGCGAAACTTCCTGAAATTAAAGAAGCTGATGCTTTCTGGTTCATGAAAAAACGCGGAGAAACAGTTACACCAGCTGCAGAAGAAATAAAACCAATTCACATGCCAAGTAACTCTGGCGTGCCTATTATTGCGTCTTTATTCTTCGGTCTTGCAGGTTTTGCATTAGTATTTAGTTGGTTCTGGATTGCAGCAATCGGCGGAGTTGGTATTTTAGGTTGTTTAATCTATCGTTCATTCGATTATGACGATGGTTACTACGTAAGTGTTGATGAAATTAAAGAAACAGAACATATAGCATGA
- the qoxC gene encoding cytochrome aa3 quinol oxidase subunit III produces the protein MAALDKSLPLEYQSEQSRLNILGFWIFLGAEIMLFATLFASYLVLAGRTADGPTPAQLFEVKTLLIQTLLLLTSSFTCGIAIHEMRKHNQKGMLAWFILTLLLGAGFLFFEIEEFILYVGEGATIQTSAFLSAFFVLLGTHGAHVTGGIIWATCVIIQILKRGLTPVTARKVFIISLYWHFLDLVWVFIYTLVYLNGMVA, from the coding sequence ATGGCGGCTTTAGATAAAAGCTTACCTTTGGAATATCAATCCGAGCAAAGCAGATTGAATATCCTAGGATTCTGGATTTTTCTTGGGGCTGAAATTATGCTGTTCGCAACACTTTTCGCCTCTTATCTAGTCCTTGCTGGTCGTACGGCTGATGGCCCAACACCAGCTCAATTGTTTGAAGTTAAAACACTTTTAATTCAAACACTGTTACTTTTAACAAGTAGTTTTACATGTGGTATCGCAATTCACGAAATGCGTAAACACAATCAAAAAGGAATGTTAGCTTGGTTTATCCTGACTTTACTTTTAGGTGCAGGCTTCCTATTCTTTGAAATTGAAGAATTCATTTTGTACGTTGGCGAAGGCGCAACGATTCAAACAAGTGCTTTCTTATCGGCATTCTTCGTTCTTCTTGGAACGCATGGTGCCCACGTAACAGGTGGTATCATCTGGGCAACTTGTGTTATTATCCAAATTTTAAAACGAGGTTTAACACCAGTTACAGCTCGTAAAGTATTTATTATCAGCTTATACTGGCATTTCCTTGATCTTGTTTGGGTCTTTATTTACACACTAGTTTACTTGAACGGGATGGTGGCGTAA
- the qoxD gene encoding cytochrome aa3 quinol oxidase subunit IV, which produces MGQNNNQANGHAHSGFPWSHVFGFILSLALTFLALYVALYTNLPLSTILTTIIIMAVAQALLQLIMFMHLKEGEGRIQVLTMIYSFFVATATVGLTVWIFFSM; this is translated from the coding sequence ATGGGTCAAAATAACAATCAAGCAAACGGGCATGCGCATAGCGGATTCCCATGGTCACACGTTTTCGGATTTATTTTATCGCTTGCACTAACGTTTCTAGCGTTATACGTGGCACTTTACACAAACCTGCCACTTTCAACAATATTAACAACTATCATCATAATGGCAGTTGCGCAAGCGTTATTACAATTAATTATGTTCATGCACTTAAAAGAAGGAGAAGGAAGAATTCAGGTTCTTACAATGATATACAGTTTCTTCGTTGCAACTGCAACAGTTGGTCTTACTGTATGGATCTTCTTCTCAATGTAA
- a CDS encoding cation:proton antiporter — MEHHSSVLSLMVVVAIAFFVPLLLQRFKLKALPVVVAEIIAGIFVGKSGFNIIEPDMWLQVLSTLGFIFLMFLSGLEIDFSIFKQKGKKNTTNEPNTFQAASIIFLFIFILSYALSLIFVWLGFVDNAMFMTLIISTISLGVVVPTLKENNLGKTAIGQIILLVAVIADLVTMILLAVFVGLNSESGQSMWLLLLLFGAGIVIYFVARRFKNIPYLESLKAGSVQIDTRAVFALILILVGLSESVGAENILGAFLAGVLVSLLSPNEDMVEKLDSIGYGFFIPIFFVMVGVNLEVWSIFKEPSSMLMIPILIVGLFISKLLPSLVLRKWYPRNIVLGSAILLTSTLSLVIAAAQIGEKLGIISPSLSASLILSAVITCIFAPILFNKMFPKVETPKPKVSIIGASRITLPLSLDLKREDYDVTLYMIRQNKINDEEAKSHDFPIVKLDEITIQSLMEQKAFEADRVVVATSNDEQNLLLAEHAKELGVEHVIASVEDPLLQEKATQEHIAVFSTINSTRILLRALIDKPSLVRLITTANETVREVELRSNKYNGLALRRLPFLGDVLVIQIYRGNKALIPHGDTKLQHGDTLLVTGSKEHIDTMKSILE; from the coding sequence GTGGAACATCATTCTTCTGTTCTATCACTTATGGTTGTTGTCGCAATCGCGTTTTTCGTTCCCCTTTTGTTACAACGCTTTAAATTAAAAGCACTTCCTGTTGTTGTTGCAGAAATTATCGCAGGAATCTTTGTAGGTAAAAGTGGGTTTAACATCATTGAGCCAGATATGTGGCTTCAAGTCTTATCGACACTAGGATTTATCTTCCTAATGTTTTTAAGTGGGTTAGAAATTGACTTTTCGATTTTTAAACAAAAAGGGAAAAAGAATACGACAAACGAACCAAACACATTCCAAGCAGCAAGCATTATCTTCTTATTTATTTTCATATTATCTTATGCCCTATCATTAATATTCGTATGGCTAGGATTTGTAGACAATGCAATGTTCATGACTTTAATTATTTCAACTATTTCTTTAGGTGTTGTCGTACCAACATTAAAAGAAAATAACTTAGGAAAGACTGCAATCGGGCAAATCATTTTATTAGTCGCTGTTATCGCAGACTTAGTTACAATGATTTTACTCGCTGTATTCGTCGGATTAAATTCCGAAAGTGGCCAAAGCATGTGGCTTCTACTTCTTCTATTCGGCGCTGGTATTGTAATTTACTTTGTCGCAAGACGCTTTAAAAATATTCCATACCTAGAAAGCTTAAAAGCCGGTAGTGTACAAATTGATACACGAGCTGTTTTCGCACTCATCTTAATATTAGTTGGATTATCTGAATCTGTTGGGGCAGAAAACATTTTAGGAGCCTTTTTAGCAGGTGTACTCGTATCTTTATTATCACCAAATGAAGATATGGTTGAAAAACTTGATTCCATCGGATATGGTTTCTTCATCCCTATTTTCTTCGTAATGGTTGGTGTAAATCTAGAAGTATGGTCTATTTTTAAAGAGCCTTCTAGCATGCTAATGATCCCAATTTTAATTGTGGGACTATTTATTTCAAAACTGTTACCATCACTCGTCTTACGAAAATGGTACCCACGCAATATCGTACTCGGAAGTGCTATTTTGTTAACATCAACACTTTCTTTAGTTATTGCGGCTGCACAAATCGGTGAAAAGCTAGGCATTATTAGCCCAAGTTTATCAGCATCCCTTATTTTAAGTGCAGTTATTACTTGTATTTTTGCACCTATATTATTTAACAAGATGTTTCCAAAAGTGGAAACACCAAAACCTAAAGTATCTATTATTGGCGCAAGCAGAATTACCCTTCCGTTATCACTTGATTTAAAACGTGAAGATTATGACGTAACACTATATATGATACGTCAAAATAAAATAAATGATGAGGAAGCGAAATCCCATGACTTCCCTATTGTAAAATTAGATGAGATTACTATTCAATCTTTAATGGAGCAAAAAGCTTTCGAAGCAGACCGTGTTGTTGTTGCGACAAGTAATGATGAACAAAACTTATTATTAGCAGAACACGCCAAAGAATTAGGTGTTGAACACGTCATCGCAAGTGTAGAAGATCCGCTTCTACAAGAAAAAGCGACTCAAGAACATATCGCTGTATTCTCGACTATTAACTCTACACGTATTTTATTACGTGCACTTATTGATAAACCAAGTCTCGTTCGCTTAATTACAACAGCAAATGAAACGGTACGTGAAGTTGAACTACGAAGTAATAAATATAACGGCTTAGCACTTCGGCGCCTTCCGTTTTTAGGTGATGTACTTGTTATTCAAATTTACCGTGGTAATAAAGCATTAATTCCACATGGTGATACGAAGTTACAGCATGGCGATACTTTACTTGTAACAGGTTCAAAAGAACATATTGATACAATGAAAAGCATATTAGAATAG